A genome region from Oryctolagus cuniculus chromosome 20, mOryCun1.1, whole genome shotgun sequence includes the following:
- the ADSS1 gene encoding adenylosuccinate synthetase isozyme 1 isoform X1, which yields MARTLGRPRAAGERSAMSAPRATHERPPGAGGVKRGRSQQEAAAPGTRVTVVLGAQWGDEGKGKVVDLLATDADIVSRCQGGNNAGHTVVVDGKEYDFHLLPSGIINPKAVSFIGNGVVVHLPDLFEEAEKNEKKGLKDWERRLIISDRAHLVFDFHQAVDGLQEVQRQAQEGKNIGTTKKGIGPTYSSKAARTGLRVCDLLSDFDEFSARFKNLAQQHQSMFPALEIDVDGQLRRLKGLAERVRPMVRDGVYFMYEALHGPPKKILVEGANAALLDIDFGTYPFVTSSNCTVGGVCTGLGIPPQNIGDVYGVVKAYTTRVGIGAFPTEQINETGDLLQTRGREWGVTTGRKRRCGWLDLMILRYAHMVNGFTALALTKLDILDVLGEIKVGVAYKLNGKRIPYFPANQEILQKVEVEYETLPGWKADTTGARKWEDLPPQAQSYVRFVENHVGVAVKWVGVGKSRESMIQLF from the exons ATGGCGCGGACCCTGGGGCGGCCCCGCGCAGCCGGCGAGCGGAGCGCGATGTCGGCGCCGCGAGCGACCCACGAGCGACCCCCGGGCGCGGGCGGCGTCAAGCGAGGGCGCTCGCAGCAGGAGGCGGCGGCGCCTGGCACACGCGTGACCGTGGTGCTGGGCGCGCAGTGGGGAGACGAGGGCAAAGGCAAGGTGGTGGACCTGCTGGCCACGGACGCCGACATCGTCAGCCGCTGCCAG GGTGGCAACAACGCTGGCCACACCGTGGTGGTGGACGGCAAGGAGTACGACTTCCACCTGCTGCCCAGTGGCATCATCAACCCCAAGGCTGTGTCCTTCATCG GCAACGGGGTGGTGGTGCACTTACCAGACCTGTTTGAGGAGGCAGAGAAGAACGAGAAGAAAG GCCTGAAGGACTGGGAGAGGAGGCTGATCATCTCTGACCGGGCGCACCTCG TGTTCGACTTCCACCAGGCGGTCGACGGGCTCCAGGAAGTGCAGCGCCAGGCGCAGGAGGGCAAGAA CATCGGCACCACCAAGAAGGGAATCGGACCCACCTACTCTTCCAAGGCCGCCCGCACCGGCCTCCGCGTCTGCGACCTTCTGTCTGACTTTGACGAGTTTTCcgccag ATTTAAGAACCTGGCCCAGCAGCACCAGTCCATGTTCCCCGCTCTGGAGATAGACGTCGACGGTCAGCTCAGGCGGCTCAAG GGCTTGGCCGAGCGCGTCCGACCCATGGTCCGGGACGGGGTCTACTTCATGTACGAGGCTCTCCACGGCCCTCCCAAGAAGATCCTGGTGGAAGGGGCCAACGCCGCCCTGCTGGACATCGACTTCG GGACCTACCCCTTCGTGACCTCCTCCAACTGCACCGTGGGTGGCGTGTGCACCGGCCTGGGCATCCCTCCCCAGAACATCGGCGACGTGTACGGCGTGGTGAAGGCGTACACCACCCGCGTGGGCATCGGGGCCTTCCCCACCGAGCAGATCAAC GAAACCGGAGACCTGCTGCAGACCCGCGGCCGCGAGTGGGGAGTGACCACGGGCAGGAAGAGGCGCTGCGGCTGGCTGGACCTCATGATCCTGAGATACGCCCACATGGTGAACGGCTTCACCGC GCTGGCCCTCACCAAGCTGGACATCCTGGACGTCTTGGGGGAGATCAAAGTGGGCGTGGCCTACAAGCTCAACGGGAAGAGGATCCCCTACTTCCCAG CCAACCAGGAGATCCTGCAGAAAGTGGAGGTCGAGTACGAAACGCTGCCCGGCTGGAAGGCGGACACCACGGGCGCCAGGAAGTGGGAGGACCTGCCCCCGCAGGCCCAGAGCTACGTGCGGTTCGTGGAGAACCACGTGGGAGTGGCCG TCAAGTGGGTCGGTGTCGGCAAATCCCGGGAGTCCATGATCCAGCTGTTCTAG
- the ADSS1 gene encoding adenylosuccinate synthetase isozyme 1 isoform X2 encodes MPGAEGGNNAGHTVVVDGKEYDFHLLPSGIINPKAVSFIGNGVVVHLPDLFEEAEKNEKKGLKDWERRLIISDRAHLVFDFHQAVDGLQEVQRQAQEGKNIGTTKKGIGPTYSSKAARTGLRVCDLLSDFDEFSARFKNLAQQHQSMFPALEIDVDGQLRRLKGLAERVRPMVRDGVYFMYEALHGPPKKILVEGANAALLDIDFGTYPFVTSSNCTVGGVCTGLGIPPQNIGDVYGVVKAYTTRVGIGAFPTEQINETGDLLQTRGREWGVTTGRKRRCGWLDLMILRYAHMVNGFTALALTKLDILDVLGEIKVGVAYKLNGKRIPYFPANQEILQKVEVEYETLPGWKADTTGARKWEDLPPQAQSYVRFVENHVGVAVKWVGVGKSRESMIQLF; translated from the exons ATGCCGGGCGCCGAG GGTGGCAACAACGCTGGCCACACCGTGGTGGTGGACGGCAAGGAGTACGACTTCCACCTGCTGCCCAGTGGCATCATCAACCCCAAGGCTGTGTCCTTCATCG GCAACGGGGTGGTGGTGCACTTACCAGACCTGTTTGAGGAGGCAGAGAAGAACGAGAAGAAAG GCCTGAAGGACTGGGAGAGGAGGCTGATCATCTCTGACCGGGCGCACCTCG TGTTCGACTTCCACCAGGCGGTCGACGGGCTCCAGGAAGTGCAGCGCCAGGCGCAGGAGGGCAAGAA CATCGGCACCACCAAGAAGGGAATCGGACCCACCTACTCTTCCAAGGCCGCCCGCACCGGCCTCCGCGTCTGCGACCTTCTGTCTGACTTTGACGAGTTTTCcgccag ATTTAAGAACCTGGCCCAGCAGCACCAGTCCATGTTCCCCGCTCTGGAGATAGACGTCGACGGTCAGCTCAGGCGGCTCAAG GGCTTGGCCGAGCGCGTCCGACCCATGGTCCGGGACGGGGTCTACTTCATGTACGAGGCTCTCCACGGCCCTCCCAAGAAGATCCTGGTGGAAGGGGCCAACGCCGCCCTGCTGGACATCGACTTCG GGACCTACCCCTTCGTGACCTCCTCCAACTGCACCGTGGGTGGCGTGTGCACCGGCCTGGGCATCCCTCCCCAGAACATCGGCGACGTGTACGGCGTGGTGAAGGCGTACACCACCCGCGTGGGCATCGGGGCCTTCCCCACCGAGCAGATCAAC GAAACCGGAGACCTGCTGCAGACCCGCGGCCGCGAGTGGGGAGTGACCACGGGCAGGAAGAGGCGCTGCGGCTGGCTGGACCTCATGATCCTGAGATACGCCCACATGGTGAACGGCTTCACCGC GCTGGCCCTCACCAAGCTGGACATCCTGGACGTCTTGGGGGAGATCAAAGTGGGCGTGGCCTACAAGCTCAACGGGAAGAGGATCCCCTACTTCCCAG CCAACCAGGAGATCCTGCAGAAAGTGGAGGTCGAGTACGAAACGCTGCCCGGCTGGAAGGCGGACACCACGGGCGCCAGGAAGTGGGAGGACCTGCCCCCGCAGGCCCAGAGCTACGTGCGGTTCGTGGAGAACCACGTGGGAGTGGCCG TCAAGTGGGTCGGTGTCGGCAAATCCCGGGAGTCCATGATCCAGCTGTTCTAG
- the ADSS1 gene encoding adenylosuccinate synthetase isozyme 1 isoform X3: MFPALEIDVDGQLRRLKGLAERVRPMVRDGVYFMYEALHGPPKKILVEGANAALLDIDFGTYPFVTSSNCTVGGVCTGLGIPPQNIGDVYGVVKAYTTRVGIGAFPTEQINETGDLLQTRGREWGVTTGRKRRCGWLDLMILRYAHMVNGFTALALTKLDILDVLGEIKVGVAYKLNGKRIPYFPANQEILQKVEVEYETLPGWKADTTGARKWEDLPPQAQSYVRFVENHVGVAVKWVGVGKSRESMIQLF; this comes from the exons ATGTTCCCCGCTCTGGAGATAGACGTCGACGGTCAGCTCAGGCGGCTCAAG GGCTTGGCCGAGCGCGTCCGACCCATGGTCCGGGACGGGGTCTACTTCATGTACGAGGCTCTCCACGGCCCTCCCAAGAAGATCCTGGTGGAAGGGGCCAACGCCGCCCTGCTGGACATCGACTTCG GGACCTACCCCTTCGTGACCTCCTCCAACTGCACCGTGGGTGGCGTGTGCACCGGCCTGGGCATCCCTCCCCAGAACATCGGCGACGTGTACGGCGTGGTGAAGGCGTACACCACCCGCGTGGGCATCGGGGCCTTCCCCACCGAGCAGATCAAC GAAACCGGAGACCTGCTGCAGACCCGCGGCCGCGAGTGGGGAGTGACCACGGGCAGGAAGAGGCGCTGCGGCTGGCTGGACCTCATGATCCTGAGATACGCCCACATGGTGAACGGCTTCACCGC GCTGGCCCTCACCAAGCTGGACATCCTGGACGTCTTGGGGGAGATCAAAGTGGGCGTGGCCTACAAGCTCAACGGGAAGAGGATCCCCTACTTCCCAG CCAACCAGGAGATCCTGCAGAAAGTGGAGGTCGAGTACGAAACGCTGCCCGGCTGGAAGGCGGACACCACGGGCGCCAGGAAGTGGGAGGACCTGCCCCCGCAGGCCCAGAGCTACGTGCGGTTCGTGGAGAACCACGTGGGAGTGGCCG TCAAGTGGGTCGGTGTCGGCAAATCCCGGGAGTCCATGATCCAGCTGTTCTAG